A region from the Limnochordia bacterium genome encodes:
- a CDS encoding spore germination protein produces the protein MIKRLILRLFSRKCEPIVRNSRIGVRISPVLAKNLHTIKTLFEDADDVTVREFKVGGKGTSAAVVYISGMLDNEVINAQLLKTLMLDARQIKQWDEPDLLDRIKGMITIGDLKEIESFDDAVYYLLAGKAVLFVDTVFKALAIGAQGWEQRGVEQPVAEAVIRGPRDSFCECVTTNITLVRQRLKDPSLKIKMYLLGRRSRTAVALVYIADIIDPGILEEAQNRLDKVDIDSLTDSGYLEQLISDSWWSPFDTVQATERPDEVVGGLLEGRFALICDNSPFVILAPTTINTLMHSPEDYYISWSASTIIRMVRFVGSFLALTLPAVYIALVSYNPEMIPTTLALTIAAARDGIPFPAVTEAFVMELMLELLREAGIRLPGPIGQTIGIVGGIIIGDAAVRAGLVSPVMVIIVASTAIASFLIPTYSLTITVRNLRFFLMTMAAVLGLFGVSMGMLVILVHLATLKSFGVSMLSPWSPLRIRAFQDTVIRFPWLAMKARPRYLHPQDPDRLSDRRTDQFGDHP, from the coding sequence ATGATTAAGCGTCTTATTTTACGACTATTTTCCAGGAAATGCGAACCAATTGTCCGCAACTCAAGAATCGGGGTAAGGATCTCTCCGGTTCTTGCCAAAAACCTACACACGATCAAAACGCTTTTCGAGGATGCTGACGATGTCACCGTACGGGAGTTCAAAGTCGGGGGAAAGGGTACTTCCGCTGCTGTAGTCTATATTAGTGGTATGTTGGATAATGAGGTCATAAACGCTCAACTGCTTAAGACTTTGATGTTAGATGCCCGTCAAATCAAGCAATGGGATGAACCGGACCTATTGGATAGGATTAAGGGCATGATTACCATCGGTGATCTAAAGGAGATTGAATCCTTCGACGATGCAGTGTATTATCTTCTGGCTGGTAAGGCAGTCTTATTCGTTGATACTGTCTTTAAGGCGTTGGCTATCGGGGCCCAAGGCTGGGAACAGCGAGGCGTGGAACAACCGGTGGCCGAAGCGGTCATCCGGGGTCCAAGGGATAGCTTTTGTGAGTGTGTAACCACGAACATAACGCTGGTTAGACAAAGACTAAAGGACCCAAGCCTTAAGATAAAAATGTACCTATTAGGTCGTAGAAGTCGGACCGCTGTTGCTTTAGTCTACATCGCCGATATCATAGATCCTGGGATCTTAGAGGAGGCTCAAAACCGGCTAGACAAAGTGGATATCGATTCGCTTACGGATAGTGGATACCTAGAACAGCTAATCTCGGATAGTTGGTGGTCGCCCTTTGATACAGTTCAGGCAACTGAACGTCCTGATGAGGTGGTAGGTGGGCTTCTAGAAGGTCGATTTGCACTCATCTGCGATAACTCTCCCTTCGTCATCCTCGCGCCCACAACGATCAATACACTCATGCACTCACCGGAGGACTACTACATATCTTGGTCCGCTAGCACCATCATTCGCATGGTTCGATTCGTTGGTTCTTTTCTGGCCTTGACCTTACCAGCTGTCTACATCGCGTTAGTATCCTATAACCCGGAGATGATTCCCACTACCCTAGCTTTGACCATTGCCGCAGCCAGAGACGGCATCCCCTTTCCTGCAGTGACTGAAGCCTTTGTGATGGAGTTGATGTTGGAGCTACTAAGGGAGGCGGGTATCCGTCTTCCTGGACCAATTGGTCAAACCATTGGTATTGTGGGCGGTATCATCATTGGCGATGCCGCTGTGCGGGCGGGATTGGTAAGTCCTGTAATGGTTATCATTGTGGCAAGCACTGCCATAGCAAGCTTTTTGATTCCCACCTATAGTCTCACCATTACAGTGAGGAATCTACGCTTTTTCCTGATGACCATGGCCGCGGTTTTGGGCTTATTCGGCGTATCTATGGGCATGCTGGTGATCCTAGTCCACTTGGCTACGTTAAAGAGCTTTGGAGTCAGTATGCTTTCCCCATGGAGTCCCTTGCGGATCAGAGCCTTTCAAGACACTGTGATTCGTTTTCCGTGGTTGGCCATGAAAGCTAGGCCCAGGTATCTTCATCCCCAGGATCCTGATCGACTCTCTGATAGAAGGACTGACCAGTTTGGTGATCACCCATGA
- a CDS encoding Ger(x)C family spore germination protein: protein MRDIEKRANIIAIGIDFAEPEAMESETEKLLQGPAIMYRMTLEIPKLRKLGKEGGGGGDDGFTWVLSSTGTSLGQISSLLDHRIWRSPFYGHTKAVIIGEELAREGIKDVIDYLHRHRDISRRMKLLISNGKAKDVLEVKPAIEPLLGVYLDNLIEFVTLSGRVQTKSFGEVVQELVETGNALLPRVRPAEDEAVVGGSAVIKNWQLVGWLGEVETAATVLVQNRIKGGTVIVGNRAEATGEVSYFLRTAKTSIKASQGNGQAIFRLDIQVEGDIIEQIGGGSLMDQQLLSSIEKMVNERLRGLVLDVIRKLQSEFRVDVLGFGRALSKQLPEFYLQVKDQWDDVYFPEASFQVTVEAKIRRIGVVD, encoded by the coding sequence ATGCGAGATATTGAAAAACGAGCAAATATTATTGCTATTGGTATCGATTTTGCGGAGCCAGAAGCAATGGAATCGGAGACGGAAAAACTTCTTCAAGGTCCAGCAATTATGTATCGGATGACCCTAGAGATCCCGAAGCTGCGGAAACTAGGCAAAGAAGGCGGGGGTGGAGGAGACGATGGATTTACGTGGGTCCTATCGTCCACTGGTACTAGTTTGGGCCAGATTAGCTCATTGTTGGATCACCGGATCTGGAGATCGCCATTCTATGGTCATACGAAGGCTGTGATAATCGGTGAGGAACTGGCAAGAGAAGGTATCAAAGATGTGATTGATTACCTGCATCGACATCGGGATATCTCTCGGCGAATGAAACTTCTGATCTCCAACGGAAAGGCAAAGGATGTTCTTGAGGTCAAACCCGCGATAGAACCTTTGCTAGGAGTATATCTAGACAATCTAATCGAGTTTGTAACCTTATCAGGGAGGGTTCAGACAAAGAGCTTTGGTGAGGTAGTGCAGGAATTGGTTGAGACTGGAAATGCTCTTCTCCCGCGGGTTCGGCCAGCGGAGGATGAAGCAGTAGTTGGTGGCTCCGCGGTGATCAAGAATTGGCAGCTTGTAGGATGGCTCGGCGAGGTTGAGACGGCGGCCACTGTACTGGTTCAGAACCGTATTAAGGGCGGAACCGTTATTGTTGGTAATCGCGCCGAAGCGACAGGGGAGGTTTCCTATTTCCTACGGACTGCCAAGACAAGCATTAAAGCCTCACAGGGAAATGGGCAAGCGATATTCAGACTAGATATCCAAGTGGAGGGGGACATCATTGAGCAGATCGGTGGTGGTAGCTTAATGGATCAACAGCTGCTTAGCTCCATCGAGAAAATGGTTAACGAGAGGCTTCGGGGGCTTGTGCTAGATGTGATTAGGAAGCTGCAATCTGAGTTTCGAGTGGATGTACTAGGTTTTGGGAGGGCACTAAGCAAGCAATTACCTGAGTTCTACTTACAGGTAAAGGACCAGTGGGACGATGTCTATTTTCCAGAGGCTAGTTTTCAAGTTACAGTTGAAGCCAAGATTCGCCGCATCGGTGTGGTCGACTAA
- a CDS encoding AraC family transcriptional regulator — protein MATRYFKQRLRQVISIEAVVTIHYFEFTKDFHYEGESHPFWELVYIDKGEIEVTAGQQILLLKKDEMIFHKPDEYHNIVCNGVIAPNVFITSFDTSSPQMRFFENRILQISPEQKLALSELMVEGMQAFKGPFDVPFKSKMYKNRKAPLGAEQRYKNLLELFLIDLIRQNLCTAKSERVLKSSAQSVAHGTMPEVARFLEDNLQESVTIAQLSEIFQMSESTLKQTFRDYTGKPVIQYHNELKIKEAKRLIREEKHTMTAISQLLGFSSVHYFSRCFKKHTSMSPTTYRSSLKAKLDSYAR, from the coding sequence GTGGCTACTAGGTATTTCAAGCAGCGACTAAGACAGGTCATATCTATTGAAGCCGTTGTGACCATACATTACTTTGAGTTCACAAAGGACTTTCACTACGAAGGTGAGTCCCATCCCTTTTGGGAGCTTGTTTATATCGATAAGGGCGAAATCGAGGTAACCGCTGGCCAGCAGATCCTGTTGCTCAAGAAAGATGAAATGATATTCCATAAACCCGATGAGTACCATAATATTGTCTGTAACGGGGTCATCGCGCCTAATGTCTTCATCACATCCTTTGATACCTCCAGCCCACAGATGAGGTTTTTCGAGAACCGCATCCTGCAGATATCCCCAGAACAGAAACTTGCATTATCCGAGCTGATGGTCGAGGGCATGCAGGCTTTCAAGGGACCCTTTGATGTGCCCTTTAAATCGAAGATGTACAAAAACAGAAAAGCACCCTTGGGGGCAGAGCAAAGGTACAAAAATCTGCTCGAGCTGTTCTTAATTGATCTAATCCGTCAGAATCTCTGTACGGCAAAATCCGAACGGGTACTCAAGTCATCTGCACAAAGTGTGGCCCACGGGACTATGCCTGAGGTTGCTCGTTTTCTCGAGGATAACCTACAGGAATCCGTAACCATCGCCCAGCTAAGTGAGATCTTCCAGATGTCAGAGAGCACCCTCAAGCAGACATTTCGAGATTACACAGGAAAACCTGTCATACAGTATCACAATGAACTCAAAATCAAAGAGGCAAAACGGTTGATCCGGGAGGAAAAGCATACCATGACCGCCATATCCCAATTGCTGGGGTTTAGCTCCGTACACTACTTCTCCCGCTGCTTCAAAAAACACACTAGCATGTCTCCTACTACGTACCGCTCAAGTCTGAAGGCCAAGCTAGACTCCTATGCTCGGTAA
- a CDS encoding PIG-L family deacetylase encodes MRVLAISCHPDDVELTCAGTLARYKEQGHDVFVCHVANGNLGHAVIPPDELRSIRSKEAKVSASMIGAEVITCDIGDLLVYEGQREQRDKVVDVIRNIQPDVIITHSPTDYMPDHLAVSRLVFDATFAASVSHYQTKVKSSAALTPIYYMDTLAGVNFNPTEYVDITSTIELKLQMLAVHESQIKWMQVHDNIDFLEFVRTCARFRGLQCGVGYAEAFTQCHAWPRLTTKRLLP; translated from the coding sequence ATGCGTGTACTAGCTATTAGCTGTCATCCCGATGACGTAGAATTAACGTGTGCAGGGACCTTGGCTCGGTACAAAGAGCAGGGTCACGATGTGTTCGTGTGTCATGTGGCAAATGGCAATTTAGGGCATGCGGTTATCCCACCGGATGAGCTAAGAAGTATTAGAAGTAAAGAGGCTAAAGTATCCGCTTCGATGATTGGTGCGGAGGTCATCACCTGTGATATTGGTGATCTACTGGTATATGAAGGGCAAAGGGAACAACGGGACAAAGTAGTCGATGTCATAAGAAATATTCAGCCCGACGTGATTATTACCCATAGTCCCACCGATTACATGCCTGATCATCTAGCTGTTAGTAGGTTAGTGTTTGACGCCACCTTTGCGGCAAGCGTTTCCCATTACCAGACGAAGGTCAAGTCCAGTGCCGCCCTAACCCCAATTTACTACATGGATACATTGGCAGGGGTGAACTTCAATCCCACGGAATACGTGGATATCACCAGTACAATCGAGCTGAAACTACAGATGTTGGCCGTCCACGAAAGTCAGATAAAATGGATGCAGGTCCACGACAACATTGATTTCCTTGAATTTGTGCGCACATGTGCTAGATTCCGGGGTCTGCAATGCGGAGTGGGGTATGCCGAGGCTTTCACCCAGTGCCATGCTTGGCCGCGCTTAACAACAAAAAGACTGCTTCCCTAG